CGCGTGCGCCGCGTTCACGAACCGGCGGAAGTCGTCCGGAGTTCCGTAGAGTCGTGTGGGGGAGAAAAGACAGGTGCCGTCGTACCCCCACCCGAACCGACCGGGGAAGTCGGCGACCGGCATTACTTCGATGGCCGTGATGCCGAGCTGCGCGAGTTCGGGCAAGTGCGCTGCGGCCGCCGCGAACGTGCCCTCGGGCGTGTACGTGCCGACATGCATCTCGTAGAGCACCTGGCCCTCGGCTTTGAGTCCGGGCCAGTGAACATCATCCCACCCGAACCGCGCCGGGTCGACCACTTGTGACGGCCCGTGGGGACCGTGCGGTTGGAAGCGCGCGGCCGGGTCGGGGTAGAGCGACTGCCCGCCGTCGAGCCGGAACCGGTAGCGTGCGCCGTCACCCATCCCGGGCGCGAACCCGGAGAAGTACCCGCCGCCCTCGGCCACGAGTTCCAGGTTCGGCCCGCCTTCGAGAACCACTTCCACGCGCGAGCGGATCGGCGCCCAGACGCGAAAATGCGTCCCTCCGCGCGTAACTTCCGCACCAATCGGGTACCGCCGAACGTAGTCGGATGACGACATTATTTCCCTCACTCACACAGTTCGGAGCAGTGCTACCGGGAACGCTCCCAGGACCGCGCCCACCGGCAGGGAACCGCCGCTCGGTTCCACCGCTGCTCCCGTAAACACATTCTCCCAACGCGCCGCCGTGAACTCTTCGGGGAGCGGTAATGCGGTGTCGCCCCACGCACTGTGACGGGCCGGCAGGCGCGGAACGATGACCGCGGCAGCCCGTGACCCGTCCGTGCGGAGGAACGCGAACACGCGATCCGTCTGATCGCCAATTGCCGCGAGCGGCACGTATTTGCCGCGGGCGAACACGTCCGGCCACTCGCGCCGGGCGCGCAGTGCGAGAGCGGTCACGAACAGTTTCGTGCGCGGGTCGGAGAGGCTCGCGGCGAGCTCGCGCGCGAGGCGATTCCGACCGTCGCTCGTGGCACTTCGGGCATCAATATCGCGCAACCACTCCGCACGCGAATCGTAATCGACCGGCCGGCGGTTGTCCGGATCCACGAGCGAGAAATCCCACGATTCTGTGCCCTGGTACGTATCCGGAACTCCGGGGGCCGCACAGCGGATCAGCGTTTGTGCCAGCGAGTTGATGCGCCCGAACCCCGCCACGCGCTCGGCGAACGCCCCCAGATCGCGGAGGAACGCGCCGGAGACGTCCGCGTCCAGCACGCGGTCAATAAACGTCGCGATTGCGGCTTCGTACTCCGGGTTCGGGTTGATCCAGCTCGTGTGAACTTTCGCCTCGGCCAGTGCCTTCCGCATGTACTCGCGGATGCGCGGGGTAAAATCTGAGGGGGTGAAGGGGTGAGCGGGTGAAGGGGAGATAAAGACCTCAGCGCCCTCTATCTTTTTCACCCCTTCACCCGCTCCCCCCTTCACCCCCTCACCAAGGAAGGGCCACGCACCGACGAGCGTTTGGTACAGAAGGTACTCTTCGTTCGCGCCCGGAGCGAGCGTGCCGTCGACTTCGGTTCTGTGCGCGTGGTTCAGCCCGGACCAGTGCGTGACGCGCTCGGCCCATTCTTCGGGGATCTCCGACAGCACGCTGATTCGCGCCCGCACGTCTTCACCGCGCTTGGTGTCGTGTGTCGAGAGCGGTGATAACCCGCCGGGCATTGTGATACGGGCGGCGAGAAAGGCGTGAACCGCGTCCGGCTTCCATCCAAACTTTCCCGGCTCCCCGCCCACTTCGTTGAGCGAGGTGAGCCGGTTGTACACGTAGAACGCAGTGTCTTCCACGCCCTTGGCCGCCACCGGCGATGTGACCTGCTGGAACTTGCCGGCGAAGCTCCGCTGGAGGGCGCGGTATTCGGACGACGCCGGGCCGCTCGGCGAATCTTTCAGGAGTACAGTATCGCGGATGAAATCGAACACCGTCTTGCCTAGCAGCGGGTTCCGCCGGTACGCCCAGCGCGTCGCTTTCCCAATGACGGCCTTATCGGTGTCGGTTACGGTGTCGGTAACGTAGGACCGGTACACCGGGAAACACGCGACCACCTCGCGCAGTGCTTTCCGGATACCGTTGAGCGTGAAGTCGCGGCTGCGCCGGTCGCGGCGTGCGATGCGGTCGAGTTGGTGCGCGAGCGCGTTTAGTTCGCTCGCGAGCGACGACTGCGACACCTGGCGCTTCCCGCGGTACACCACTTCGGGCCACGGATCGTCTAGCCCGGTGAACTGCTGGTAGAACGCGGTGAGCGGGCCTTCGCCTGAACGATCGACGAATAGACCGTTGACTGCGTGAATGAACTCGTAACCCGTTGTCCCGGCACACGCCCAATCGGGGGGCAGTGTTTCGCCGTCGCCGAGGATCTTCTCCACCACGACGTAGAGCGGTTTCTCGCCCCCGCACGCGGACTGGAGCCGGTCGAGGTACTCTTTGGGATCGAACAGGCCGTCCGGGTGGTCGATGCGCAGCCCATCGGCGATCCCCGCACGCACCCAGCGGAACCAGGTCGCGTGGACCGCGTCGAACACCTCTGCGTGCTCGGTACTGAGCGCGGCGAGGTCGTTCACGTCGAAGAACCGGCGGTAGTTGATCTCGTCCGAAGCGACGCGCCAGAAACACGGGCGGTACGCTTGCGCTTCGAGGAGTTCGTCGAGCGCGGCGAAGCTCGCTGGATCGCCCGCTTTCCCCGCGATGGTGACCAGGGCCGCGCTTATCGCGTCGGCCGCTTCGGGGAACCGCTCGGCGAGTTCTGTGAGCCGGCGACAAATTGCAATTACCTCCACGCGCATTTCCGCAACGCGCGCTGCGTCCGTCTCTGTTCGTGGCGGAAGATTTTTGACCGCGTGGAGAACGCTCGCCAATTCGATCACCGACGGGTGCTCGGGGCCGAACTTCTCGCGCACGAGGATCGCGGCCGGTGCGAGAATACGGTCGTAGGTGCGCGGATCGAGCGGGAGCTGGTTGTCGTGGACGCGGACGGCGAACCCGCCGTTCTCGAACGCGGGCACGAATTGCCCGGATTCGAGAACGGCCCCATACTGGTCACCCAGTACGGGGAGCAGCAACCGGCCGTGCATCTGCGGGCGCGGCGAATCGTTCCATGCGATGTCGAAGTGCCCGGCGAACCGCGACGCTTGACCGTGTTCGAGCAGGTCCGCCCACCACGAGTTCCCGGTTCCCACACACATGTGGTTCGGCACCGCGTCCAAAAGTAACCCCATGCCGCGCTCGCGCAGGTCCGCGCCGAGTGCGGCGAGATCGTCTTCCGTTCCCACTTCGGGGTTCAGCGCGGAGTGGTCGATTACGTCGTAACCGTGTGTGCTCCCTGGGCGCGCTTTTAAGATGGGAGAGGCATAGAGGTGCGTAACACCGAGCGCGTGCAAGTAAGGCACGACCGCACGGGCATCGCGAAGTCTGAAACCGGCGTGAAACTGGAGCCGGTACGTCGCCCCGGGAACGTGCGCCGCACGCACCGGGGTGTAGGAGGAACTCATTGAGCCGTTTCGTTTTAAATCAGCGGTCGCGGTTCCGGACCCGACCTCGCCGGCACACGTCTGCATTCAAACCGTGGCGAGTAGGAAGATGCAAGTTTCGCGCCTACTCCGGGGCAGAGGCAGTGTGGTGGGGTGTTGTGTGCTGTCGAATGAACCAGAGCGGATCGGAAGAGGTAAAGAATTTGCAGCGGATTAACGCGAATGAACGTGGATTTGGAAAATGAGATTCGAGTGCCAAGAATGGGATACCGGAGTTTTTCCAATCTGCGTTTATCTGCGTTATCCGCGGTTCTGGTTCTCTTCTGTTGGATATTTGTGAACAGAAGTGCGCAAACGAAACAGCGCCTCGCCGCTCGAAACCTCCGAGCGGCGAGGCGCTGGGTTCATGTTATTCGGACTTGCCGGTGTGCCCGAGCAGCTTTCGCCATGCGTCTGCGGTCGGGGCCGTGTCCTTTCCGGTGAGGTCGCGGAGTGCGGTCAGCGCGGCTTTGTGATAGGGCGACAGTACGCCGGTTTCCTTCGGCGTGAGTTGGGCGCGATAGGTTTCAGCTTCCTCGTCGGTCAGCTTGCGCGCGCGGACGAAGAAATCGAACCGTTGCATCTCCGGCCACGGGTGCGCGTCCTTGACCGGTAGCAACGCGGAGAAGTCCTGCCGCAAGTAGGTCACGTCGAGGCGGATCAACAGTTCCGGTACGGACTGCCGGTAACCCTCGGCCGGTGTCGGGAGCGGTTGTCCCTGAATCGCGACCTCGGCCGAGATCGCGTTGGCGTTCGGAGCCCCCGAACCGGTCGGCGCGTGGCACATGAGACAGTTGCGGTGG
This region of Gemmata massiliana genomic DNA includes:
- the treY gene encoding malto-oligosyltrehalose synthase, which encodes MSSSYTPVRAAHVPGATYRLQFHAGFRLRDARAVVPYLHALGVTHLYASPILKARPGSTHGYDVIDHSALNPEVGTEDDLAALGADLRERGMGLLLDAVPNHMCVGTGNSWWADLLEHGQASRFAGHFDIAWNDSPRPQMHGRLLLPVLGDQYGAVLESGQFVPAFENGGFAVRVHDNQLPLDPRTYDRILAPAAILVREKFGPEHPSVIELASVLHAVKNLPPRTETDAARVAEMRVEVIAICRRLTELAERFPEAADAISAALVTIAGKAGDPASFAALDELLEAQAYRPCFWRVASDEINYRRFFDVNDLAALSTEHAEVFDAVHATWFRWVRAGIADGLRIDHPDGLFDPKEYLDRLQSACGGEKPLYVVVEKILGDGETLPPDWACAGTTGYEFIHAVNGLFVDRSGEGPLTAFYQQFTGLDDPWPEVVYRGKRQVSQSSLASELNALAHQLDRIARRDRRSRDFTLNGIRKALREVVACFPVYRSYVTDTVTDTDKAVIGKATRWAYRRNPLLGKTVFDFIRDTVLLKDSPSGPASSEYRALQRSFAGKFQQVTSPVAAKGVEDTAFYVYNRLTSLNEVGGEPGKFGWKPDAVHAFLAARITMPGGLSPLSTHDTKRGEDVRARISVLSEIPEEWAERVTHWSGLNHAHRTEVDGTLAPGANEEYLLYQTLVGAWPFLGEGVKGGAGEGVKKIEGAEVFISPSPAHPFTPSDFTPRIREYMRKALAEAKVHTSWINPNPEYEAAIATFIDRVLDADVSGAFLRDLGAFAERVAGFGRINSLAQTLIRCAAPGVPDTYQGTESWDFSLVDPDNRRPVDYDSRAEWLRDIDARSATSDGRNRLARELAASLSDPRTKLFVTALALRARREWPDVFARGKYVPLAAIGDQTDRVFAFLRTDGSRAAAVIVPRLPARHSAWGDTALPLPEEFTAARWENVFTGAAVEPSGGSLPVGAVLGAFPVALLRTV